One genomic segment of Pseudomonas chlororaphis subsp. aurantiaca includes these proteins:
- the glpK gene encoding glycerol kinase GlpK: protein MTDIQNKNYIIALDQGTTSSRAIIFDRDANVVCTAQREFAQHYPQAGWVEHDPMEIFATQSAVMVEALAQAGLHHDQVAAIGITNQRETTVVWDKTTGRPIYNAIVWQCRRSTEICQQLKRDGLEEYIRDTTGLVTDPYFSGTKLKWILDNVEGSRERARNGELLFGTVDSWLIWKFTGGKTHVTDYTNASRTMLFNIHTLEWDAKMLEVLDIPREMLPQVKSSSEIYGRTKSGIAIGGIAGDQQAALFGQMCVEPGQAKNTYGTGCFLLMNTGDKAVKSKHGMLTTIACGPRGEVAYALEGAVFNGGSTVQWLRDELKIINDAHDTEYFASKVKDSNGVYLVPAFTGLGAPYWDPYARGALFGLTRGVRVDHIIRAALESIAYQTRDVLDAMQQDSGERLKALRVDGGAVANNFLMQFQADILGTQVERPQMRETTALGAAYLAGLACGFWGSLEELRGKAVIEREFEPQLAETEKEKLYAGWKKAVSRTRDWEPHEGAE from the coding sequence ATGACCGACATTCAGAATAAGAACTACATCATTGCCCTCGATCAGGGTACGACCAGCTCGCGCGCGATCATTTTCGATCGCGACGCCAACGTCGTGTGCACCGCCCAACGCGAATTCGCCCAACATTACCCGCAAGCCGGCTGGGTCGAACACGACCCGATGGAAATCTTCGCCACCCAGAGCGCAGTGATGGTCGAGGCCCTGGCGCAAGCCGGCCTGCACCATGACCAGGTAGCCGCCATCGGTATCACCAACCAGCGTGAAACCACCGTGGTCTGGGACAAGACCACCGGCCGGCCGATCTACAACGCCATCGTCTGGCAGTGCCGCCGCAGCACCGAGATCTGCCAGCAGCTCAAGCGCGACGGCCTGGAAGAGTACATCCGCGATACCACCGGCCTGGTCACCGACCCGTATTTCTCCGGCACCAAGCTGAAGTGGATCCTCGACAACGTCGAAGGCAGCCGCGAACGCGCACGCAACGGCGAACTGCTGTTCGGCACCGTCGACAGCTGGCTGATCTGGAAATTCACCGGCGGCAAGACCCACGTCACCGACTACACCAACGCCTCGCGCACCATGCTCTTCAACATCCACACCCTGGAGTGGGATGCGAAGATGCTGGAAGTGCTGGATATCCCGCGGGAAATGCTGCCGCAAGTGAAGTCGTCCTCGGAAATCTACGGCCGTACCAAAAGCGGTATCGCCATCGGCGGGATCGCCGGCGACCAGCAGGCCGCGCTGTTCGGCCAGATGTGCGTCGAGCCGGGCCAGGCGAAGAACACCTATGGCACCGGCTGCTTCCTGCTGATGAACACCGGCGACAAGGCGGTCAAGTCCAAGCACGGCATGCTCACCACCATCGCCTGCGGCCCCCGCGGCGAAGTGGCTTACGCCCTGGAAGGCGCGGTGTTCAACGGCGGCTCCACCGTGCAGTGGCTGCGCGACGAGCTGAAGATCATCAACGACGCCCATGATACCGAGTACTTCGCCAGCAAGGTCAAGGACAGCAACGGCGTGTACCTGGTCCCGGCCTTCACCGGCCTGGGCGCTCCATACTGGGACCCCTACGCCCGTGGCGCGCTGTTCGGCCTGACCCGTGGCGTGCGCGTGGACCACATCATCCGCGCCGCGCTGGAATCGATCGCCTACCAGACCCGCGACGTCCTCGACGCCATGCAGCAGGACTCCGGCGAACGCCTCAAGGCCCTGCGCGTGGATGGTGGCGCGGTGGCCAACAACTTTCTCATGCAGTTCCAGGCCGACATCCTCGGCACCCAGGTCGAGCGCCCGCAAATGCGCGAAACCACGGCCCTGGGCGCGGCCTATCTGGCTGGCCTGGCCTGCGGTTTCTGGGGCAGCCTGGAAGAGCTGCGCGGCAAGGCGGTGATCGAGCGCGAGTTCGAGCCGCAACTGGCCGAAACCGAGAAGGAAAAGCTCTACGCCGGCTGGAAAAAAGCCGTCAGCCGCACCCGCGACTGGGAACCGCACGAAGGCGCTGAATAA
- a CDS encoding DeoR/GlpR family transcriptional regulator — MNLPPRQQQILELVRERGYVSIEEMAQLFVVTPQTIRRDINQLAEVNLLRRYHGGAAYDSSVENTAYAMRADQMRDEKQRIGEAIAAQIPDHASLFINIGTTTESIARALLNHSHLKIITNNLHVASMLSAKDDFDVLLTGGNVRRDGGVVGQASVDFINQFKVDFALVGISGIDEDGSLLDFDYQEVRVSQAIIANARQVILAADSSKFGRNAMIRLGPISLIDCLVTDQQPVPALTQLLQQHKIRLEVV, encoded by the coding sequence ATGAATCTGCCTCCCCGTCAGCAGCAAATCCTCGAGCTGGTCCGCGAACGCGGCTATGTCAGCATCGAGGAAATGGCCCAGCTGTTCGTCGTTACACCGCAAACCATCCGCCGCGATATCAACCAGTTGGCGGAAGTGAACCTGTTGCGCCGCTACCATGGCGGCGCAGCCTACGATTCCAGTGTCGAAAACACCGCCTACGCCATGCGCGCCGACCAGATGCGCGATGAAAAACAACGCATCGGCGAAGCCATCGCCGCGCAGATCCCCGATCACGCCTCGCTGTTCATCAACATCGGTACCACCACCGAATCCATTGCCCGGGCGCTGCTCAATCACAGCCATCTGAAGATCATCACCAACAACCTGCACGTGGCTTCCATGCTCAGCGCCAAGGACGATTTCGACGTGCTGCTGACCGGTGGCAATGTGCGTCGCGATGGCGGCGTGGTCGGCCAGGCCAGCGTCGATTTCATCAACCAGTTCAAGGTCGATTTCGCCCTGGTCGGCATCAGCGGTATCGACGAAGACGGCAGCCTGCTGGACTTCGACTACCAGGAAGTACGGGTATCCCAGGCGATCATCGCCAATGCCCGCCAAGTGATCCTGGCCGCCGACTCCAGCAAGTTCGGGCGCAATGCCATGATCCGCCTCGGCCCCATCAGCCTGATCGATTGCCTGGTCACCGACCAGCAGCCGGTTCCGGCGCTGACCCAGTTGCTGCAGCAGCACAAGATTCGCCTGGAAGTCGTCTGA
- the glpD gene encoding glycerol-3-phosphate dehydrogenase, producing MPTSTLLAPPLAEIYDIAVIGGGINGVGIAADAAGRGLSVFLCEKDDLASHTSSASSKLIHGGLRYLEHYEFRLVREALAEREVLLAKAPHIVKPMRFVLPHRPHLRPAWMIRAGLFLYDHLGKREKLAGSKSLKFGPDSPLKAEITKGFEYSDCWVDDARLVVLNAMAAREKGAHVHTQTRCISARRSKGMWHLHLERADGSLFSIQAKALVNAAGPWVAKFIKDDLKLDSPYGIRLIQGSHLIVPKLYEGEHAHILQNEDQRIVFTIPYLNHFTLIGTTDREYTGDPAKVAITEGETDYILKVVNAHFKKQLSRQDIVHTYSGVRPLCNDESDNPSAVTRDYTLALSGNADEAPLLSVFGGKLTTYRKLAESAMAQLTPFFKHIKPSWTAHSTLPGGEDMTTPQALAEAIRQKFDWVPSEIARRWATSYGSRTWRLLEGVHSLNDLGEHLGGGLYTREVDYLCSEEWAVNAQDILWRRSKLGLFTTPAEQEKLQHYLQKVEQNRAKIEAA from the coding sequence ATGCCCACTTCCACCTTGCTCGCGCCCCCTCTCGCCGAGATTTATGACATTGCCGTGATCGGCGGTGGGATCAATGGCGTCGGCATCGCCGCCGATGCCGCCGGGCGTGGCCTGTCCGTGTTCCTTTGCGAAAAAGACGACCTGGCCAGCCATACCTCCTCGGCCAGCAGCAAGCTGATCCACGGTGGCCTGCGCTACCTCGAACATTACGAATTCCGCCTGGTGCGCGAAGCCCTGGCCGAACGCGAAGTGCTGCTGGCCAAGGCCCCGCATATCGTCAAGCCGATGCGTTTCGTCCTGCCGCACCGCCCGCACCTGCGTCCAGCCTGGATGATCCGTGCCGGCCTGTTCCTTTATGACCACCTGGGTAAGCGGGAAAAACTCGCCGGTTCCAAGAGCCTGAAGTTCGGTCCAGACAGCCCGTTGAAAGCCGAGATCACCAAAGGCTTCGAATACTCCGACTGCTGGGTCGACGACGCTCGCCTAGTGGTATTGAACGCCATGGCCGCCCGCGAAAAAGGCGCCCATGTGCACACCCAGACCCGTTGCATCAGCGCCCGCCGTAGCAAGGGTATGTGGCACCTGCACTTGGAGCGCGCCGACGGCAGCCTGTTCTCGATTCAAGCCAAGGCCCTGGTGAACGCTGCCGGCCCATGGGTCGCCAAGTTCATCAAGGACGACCTGAAGCTGGATTCGCCTTACGGCATCCGCCTGATCCAGGGCAGCCACCTGATCGTGCCGAAGCTGTACGAAGGCGAACATGCGCACATCCTGCAGAACGAAGACCAGCGCATCGTCTTCACCATTCCGTACCTGAACCACTTCACCCTGATCGGCACCACCGACCGCGAGTACACCGGCGATCCGGCGAAGGTGGCGATTACCGAGGGCGAAACCGACTACATCTTGAAAGTGGTCAATGCCCACTTCAAGAAGCAGCTGAGCCGCCAGGACATCGTGCACACCTACTCCGGCGTGCGCCCGCTGTGCAACGACGAGTCCGACAACCCGTCGGCCGTGACCCGCGACTACACCCTGGCGCTGTCCGGCAATGCCGACGAAGCGCCACTGCTGTCGGTGTTCGGCGGCAAGCTGACCACCTACCGCAAGCTGGCCGAATCGGCCATGGCCCAGCTGACGCCGTTCTTCAAGCACATCAAGCCGAGCTGGACCGCCCACTCGACCCTGCCCGGCGGCGAAGACATGACCACGCCGCAGGCGCTGGCCGAGGCGATTCGCCAGAAGTTCGACTGGGTGCCCAGCGAAATCGCCCGCCGCTGGGCCACCAGCTACGGCAGCCGCACCTGGCGCCTGCTGGAAGGCGTGCACAGCCTGAACGACCTGGGCGAGCACCTGGGTGGCGGCTTGTACACCCGTGAAGTCGATTACCTGTGCAGCGAAGAATGGGCGGTCAATGCCCAGGACATCCTCTGGCGCCGCAGCAAGCTGGGCCTGTTCACGACCCCGGCAGAGCAGGAAAAACTGCAGCACTACCTGCAGAAGGTCGAACAGAACCGGGCAAAGATCGAAGCCGCCTGA
- a CDS encoding glutamate/aspartate ABC transporter substrate-binding protein: MRIVPHLLGAAIAAALISTPVVAAELTGTLKKIKDSGTITLGHRDASIPFSYIADASGVPVGYSHDIQLKIVEALKKDLDMPDLKVKYNLVTSQTRIPLVQNGTVDIECGSTTNNVERQQQVDFSVGIFEIGTRLLSKKDSPYKDFPDLKGKNVVTTAGTTSERILKAMNADKQMGMNVISAKDHGESFNMLEGGRAVAFMMDDALLAGEMAKARKPAEWAVTGTAQSYEIYGCMVRKGDAPFKKAVDDAIIATFKSGEINKIYDRWFQSPIPPKGLNLMFPMSDELKALIANPTDKAADDKKS; the protein is encoded by the coding sequence ATGCGCATCGTTCCCCATCTGTTGGGCGCAGCCATTGCTGCTGCTCTGATTAGCACTCCAGTGGTCGCCGCCGAACTCACCGGCACGCTGAAGAAAATCAAAGACTCCGGCACCATCACCCTCGGACATCGCGACGCTTCCATTCCGTTCTCCTACATCGCGGATGCATCCGGCGTTCCAGTCGGCTACTCCCACGACATCCAGCTGAAAATCGTCGAAGCCCTGAAGAAAGACCTCGACATGCCGGATCTCAAGGTCAAATACAACCTGGTTACCTCGCAGACCCGTATCCCTCTGGTGCAGAACGGCACCGTGGACATCGAGTGCGGTTCCACCACCAACAACGTCGAGCGTCAGCAGCAGGTCGACTTCTCCGTTGGCATCTTCGAAATCGGCACCCGCCTGCTGTCCAAGAAGGATTCGCCTTACAAGGACTTCCCGGACCTCAAAGGCAAGAACGTCGTGACCACCGCCGGCACCACGTCCGAGCGCATCCTCAAGGCAATGAACGCCGACAAGCAGATGGGCATGAACGTGATCTCGGCCAAGGACCACGGCGAGTCCTTCAACATGCTCGAAGGCGGCCGTGCCGTGGCCTTCATGATGGACGACGCACTGCTGGCCGGTGAAATGGCCAAGGCCCGCAAACCGGCCGAGTGGGCCGTGACCGGCACCGCGCAATCCTACGAAATCTACGGCTGCATGGTCCGCAAGGGCGACGCACCGTTCAAGAAAGCCGTGGACGACGCCATCATCGCCACCTTCAAGTCGGGCGAGATCAACAAGATCTACGACAGATGGTTCCAGTCGCCGATTCCACCAAAAGGCCTGAACCTGATGTTCCCGATGAGCGACGAGCTCAAGGCCCTGATCGCCAACCCGACCGACAAAGCGGCTGACGATAAAAAGTCCTGA
- a CDS encoding amino acid ABC transporter permease produces MNYNWDWGVFFKSTGVGSETYLDWYIAGLGWTIAIAVVAWIVALLLGSILGVMRTVPNRLVSGIATVYVEIFRNVPLLVQLFIWYFLVPDLLPPNLQEWYKQDLNPTTSAYLSVVVCLGLFTAARVCEQVRTGIQALPRGQESAARAMGFKLPQIYWNVLLPQAYRIIIPPLTSEFLNVFKNSSVASLIGLMELLAQTKQTAEFSANLFEAFTLATLIYFTLNMSLMLLMRMVEKKVAVPGLISVGGK; encoded by the coding sequence ATGAATTACAACTGGGACTGGGGCGTGTTCTTCAAGTCCACCGGCGTGGGCAGCGAGACCTATCTCGACTGGTACATCGCTGGCCTGGGCTGGACCATCGCCATCGCCGTGGTGGCCTGGATCGTCGCGCTGCTGCTGGGCTCGATCCTGGGCGTCATGCGGACCGTGCCGAATCGCCTGGTGTCGGGCATCGCCACCGTCTACGTGGAGATCTTCCGTAACGTACCGCTGCTGGTTCAGCTGTTCATCTGGTACTTCCTGGTGCCGGACCTGTTGCCGCCAAACCTGCAGGAGTGGTACAAGCAGGACCTCAACCCGACCACCTCGGCCTACCTGAGCGTCGTCGTGTGCCTGGGCCTGTTCACCGCCGCCCGTGTCTGCGAACAGGTGCGCACCGGCATCCAGGCACTGCCACGCGGCCAGGAATCCGCGGCCCGCGCCATGGGCTTCAAGCTGCCGCAGATCTACTGGAACGTGTTGCTGCCCCAGGCCTACCGGATCATCATTCCGCCGCTTACCTCGGAATTCCTCAACGTCTTCAAGAACTCCTCCGTGGCCTCGCTGATCGGCCTGATGGAGTTGCTGGCGCAGACCAAGCAGACCGCCGAGTTCTCGGCCAACCTGTTTGAAGCCTTCACCCTGGCCACGCTGATCTACTTCACCCTGAACATGAGCCTGATGCTGCTGATGCGCATGGTCGAGAAGAAAGTTGCAGTGCCCGGCCTGATCTCCGTGGGGGGCAAATAA
- a CDS encoding amino acid ABC transporter permease: MEFDFTGVVPAIPGLWNGMLMTLKLMALGVVGGIILGTILALMRLSHSKLLSNIAGVYVNYFRSIPLLLVITWFYLAVPFVLRWITGEDTPIGAFGSCIVAFMMFEAAYFCEIVRAGVQSIPKGQMGAAQALGMSYGQMMRLIILPQAFRKMTPLLLQQSIILFQDTSLVYTVGLVDFLNASRSSGDIIGRSNEFLIVAGLVYFTISFAASLLVKRLQKRFAV, from the coding sequence ATGGAATTCGACTTCACTGGCGTCGTCCCGGCCATTCCCGGCCTGTGGAACGGCATGCTGATGACCCTCAAGCTGATGGCCCTGGGCGTCGTCGGCGGAATCATCCTCGGCACCATCCTGGCGTTGATGCGTCTGTCCCACAGCAAACTGCTGTCGAACATCGCCGGCGTCTACGTCAACTATTTCCGCTCCATCCCGCTGCTGCTGGTGATCACCTGGTTCTACCTGGCGGTGCCCTTCGTGCTGCGCTGGATCACCGGCGAAGACACCCCGATCGGCGCGTTCGGCTCGTGCATCGTGGCCTTCATGATGTTCGAAGCGGCGTACTTCTGTGAAATCGTCCGCGCCGGCGTGCAGTCGATTCCCAAGGGCCAGATGGGCGCTGCCCAGGCACTGGGCATGAGCTATGGCCAGATGATGCGCCTGATCATCCTGCCCCAGGCGTTCCGCAAGATGACCCCGCTGCTGCTGCAGCAGAGCATCATCCTGTTCCAGGACACCTCGCTGGTGTACACCGTGGGCCTGGTGGACTTCCTCAATGCTTCGCGCTCCAGCGGCGACATCATCGGCCGCTCCAATGAGTTCCTGATCGTTGCCGGTCTGGTGTATTTCACAATCAGCTTTGCCGCCTCGCTGCTGGTCAAGCGTCTGCAAAAAAGGTTTGCCGTATGA
- a CDS encoding amino acid ABC transporter ATP-binding protein has protein sequence MISIKNINKWYGDFQVLTDCSTEVKKGEVIVVCGPSGSGKSTLIKCVNALEPFQKGDIVVDGTSIADPKTNLPKLRSRVGMVFQHFELFPHLTITENLTIAQIKVLGRSKEEATKKGLQLLDRVGLAAHAHKHPGQLSGGQQQRVAIARALAMDPIVMLFDEPTSALDPEMVNEVLDVMVQLAHEGMTMMCVTHEMGFARKVADRVIFMDAGKIIEDCPKEEFFGDINARSERAQHFLEKILQH, from the coding sequence ATGATCTCTATCAAGAACATCAACAAGTGGTATGGGGACTTCCAGGTGCTGACCGATTGCAGCACCGAGGTCAAGAAAGGCGAAGTGATCGTGGTGTGCGGACCGTCCGGTTCCGGCAAGTCCACCCTGATCAAATGCGTCAACGCCCTGGAGCCGTTCCAGAAAGGTGACATCGTGGTCGACGGCACTTCCATCGCCGACCCGAAGACCAACCTGCCGAAGCTGCGTTCCCGCGTGGGCATGGTGTTCCAGCACTTCGAGCTGTTCCCGCACCTGACCATCACCGAAAACCTGACCATCGCGCAGATCAAGGTGCTGGGCCGCAGCAAGGAAGAAGCCACCAAGAAAGGCCTGCAACTGCTCGATCGGGTCGGCCTGGCCGCCCACGCCCACAAGCACCCGGGCCAGTTGTCCGGTGGCCAGCAGCAGCGTGTGGCGATTGCCCGCGCGCTGGCGATGGACCCGATCGTCATGCTGTTCGACGAACCGACCTCCGCCCTCGACCCGGAAATGGTCAACGAAGTGCTGGACGTGATGGTGCAACTGGCTCACGAAGGCATGACCATGATGTGCGTGACCCACGAAATGGGCTTCGCCCGCAAGGTCGCGGACCGGGTGATCTTCATGGACGCAGGCAAAATCATCGAAGACTGCCCGAAAGAGGAATTCTTCGGCGACATCAACGCCCGCTCCGAGCGTGCGCAGCATTTCCTCGAGAAAATCCTGCAGCACTAA
- a CDS encoding sensor histidine kinase, producing the protein MKCDPTLYRAAPPSLAVKPRLIRHLFLPPLVILLMIGLGYAGFWVSEHYGIRSLSENGERQLELHARAVESEISKYTYLPSLLELESSVSLLLNEPTPEHRQTVNNYLEGLNRRSRSRAIYVMDTTGRVLATSNWRDVDSYLGEDLSFRAYFQNAVRGQPGRFYGIGSTNGEPGYYLAHGLEEQGKIIGVAVVKVRLEALEERWQRARLEGFVSDENGIIILSSDPARRLRSVRPLSDDTKERLARSLQYYWFTLNELEPLARERLAEGVEKLTFPANTELVSDDKEISYLSQTRPLSDTPWNFTLLTPLKDLRREAINQGILVAVAFALVAFLLIAWNERRKVIATRLAAREALQEANNQLERRIAERTSDLRASNERLKGQIRERRQAEETLRRAQDELVQAGKLAAIGQMSTSIAHELNQPLAALRTLSGNTVRFLERGALDTASTNLKTINELIDRMGRITASLRSFARRGEDQGEASLGKAVDAALQLLNARLENLPLQLHRDFSEVQVKIDQTRLEQILVNLIGNALDAMQAQPRPELWLEGESVEGKYRLRVRDNGHGIDAEARKHLFEPFFTTKPGEQGLGLGLTLSASLAAATGGNLGVEHPADGGTAFVLSLPLVSPTQAEPL; encoded by the coding sequence ATGAAATGCGACCCCACTCTCTATCGCGCCGCACCGCCATCACTCGCCGTGAAACCCCGTCTGATCCGCCACCTGTTCCTGCCGCCCCTGGTCATCCTGCTGATGATCGGCCTGGGCTACGCCGGCTTCTGGGTCAGCGAGCACTACGGCATCCGCAGCCTCAGCGAGAACGGCGAACGCCAGCTGGAACTGCACGCCCGCGCGGTCGAAAGCGAGATCAGCAAATACACCTACCTGCCCAGCCTGCTGGAACTCGAATCCAGCGTTTCGCTGTTGCTCAACGAGCCGACGCCGGAGCACCGGCAAACCGTCAACAATTACCTCGAAGGCCTGAACCGGCGCAGCCGCAGTCGGGCCATTTACGTGATGGACACCACCGGCCGCGTGCTGGCCACCAGCAACTGGCGCGACGTCGACAGCTACCTGGGCGAAGACCTGTCGTTCCGGGCCTATTTCCAGAATGCCGTGCGCGGCCAGCCCGGGCGCTTCTACGGCATCGGCAGCACCAACGGCGAACCCGGCTACTACCTGGCCCACGGCCTGGAAGAACAGGGCAAGATCATCGGGGTGGCGGTGGTCAAGGTGCGCCTGGAAGCCCTCGAAGAACGCTGGCAACGCGCCCGCCTGGAAGGCTTCGTCAGCGACGAGAACGGCATCATCATCCTCTCCAGCGATCCGGCCCGGCGCCTCCGGTCGGTACGTCCGCTGAGCGACGACACCAAGGAGCGCCTGGCGCGCAGCCTGCAGTATTACTGGTTCACCCTCAACGAACTGGAGCCGCTGGCCCGCGAACGCCTGGCCGAAGGCGTGGAGAAGCTGACCTTCCCGGCCAACACCGAGCTGGTGTCCGACGACAAGGAAATCAGCTACCTGTCCCAGACCCGGCCCCTGAGCGATACGCCCTGGAACTTCACCCTGCTGACCCCGCTCAAGGACCTGCGCCGCGAAGCCATCAACCAGGGCATCCTGGTGGCCGTGGCCTTCGCCCTGGTGGCCTTCCTGCTGATTGCCTGGAACGAGCGGCGCAAGGTCATCGCCACCCGCCTCGCCGCCCGTGAAGCCCTGCAGGAAGCCAACAACCAGCTGGAGCGGCGGATCGCCGAACGCACCAGCGACCTGCGCGCCAGCAACGAACGACTCAAGGGCCAGATCCGCGAACGCCGCCAGGCCGAGGAAACCCTGCGCCGCGCCCAGGACGAACTGGTCCAGGCCGGCAAGCTCGCCGCCATCGGCCAGATGTCCACCAGCATCGCCCATGAGCTGAACCAGCCGCTGGCCGCCCTGCGTACCCTGTCCGGCAACACCGTGCGTTTCCTCGAGCGCGGCGCCCTGGACACCGCTAGCACCAACCTCAAGACCATCAACGAACTGATCGACCGCATGGGCCGCATCACCGCCAGCCTGCGTTCCTTCGCCCGCCGCGGCGAGGACCAGGGCGAAGCCAGCCTCGGCAAGGCCGTGGACGCCGCCCTGCAGTTGCTCAACGCACGCCTGGAAAACCTGCCACTGCAATTGCACCGCGACTTCAGCGAGGTCCAGGTAAAGATCGACCAGACCCGCCTGGAGCAGATCCTGGTCAACCTGATCGGCAACGCCCTGGACGCCATGCAGGCCCAGCCGCGGCCGGAGCTGTGGCTGGAAGGCGAAAGCGTCGAAGGCAAATACCGCCTGCGGGTCCGCGATAACGGCCACGGCATCGACGCCGAAGCGCGCAAGCATCTGTTCGAACCGTTTTTCACCACCAAACCCGGCGAACAGGGCCTGGGCCTCGGCCTGACCCTGTCCGCCAGCCTGGCCGCCGCCACGGGTGGCAACCTGGGCGTCGAGCACCCGGCCGACGGCGGCACCGCCTTCGTCCTCAGCCTGCCCCTGGTCAGCCCTACACAAGCCGAGCCGCTATGA
- a CDS encoding sigma-54-dependent transcriptional regulator, with the protein MLGCQQALALEDIPCVGVGSAEEALERVGDNFAGIVISDIRLPGIDGLELLTRLKARDRSLPVVLITGHGDISMAVGAMQKGAYDFMEKPFSPERLVEVARRALEQRGLAREVSSLRRQLAERDSLEGRIIGRSPAMQHLRELIANVADTSANVLIEGETGTGKELVARCLHDFSRRHTHQFVALNCGGLPENLFESEIFGHEANAFTGAGKRRIGKIEHAHEGTLFLDEVESMPMNLQIKLLRVLQERTLERLGSNQSVAVDCRVIAATKSDLDELGRANQFRSDLYYRLNVVTLELPPLRERREDILQLFEHFLQQSSLRFDRAAPELDNQTLSNLMSHDWPGNVRELRNVAERFALGLPAFKKSSGNAAQGLGFAEAVEAFERNLLNDALQRSGGNLTQASQELGMAKTTLFDKVKKYGLSH; encoded by the coding sequence CTGCTCGGCTGCCAGCAGGCCCTGGCCCTGGAAGACATTCCCTGCGTCGGCGTCGGCAGCGCCGAAGAAGCCCTGGAGCGGGTCGGCGACAACTTCGCCGGGATCGTCATCAGCGATATCCGCCTGCCGGGCATCGACGGCCTGGAGCTGCTGACCCGCCTCAAGGCCCGCGACCGCAGCCTGCCGGTGGTGCTGATCACCGGTCACGGCGATATCTCCATGGCCGTCGGCGCGATGCAGAAAGGCGCCTATGACTTCATGGAAAAGCCCTTCTCCCCCGAGCGCCTGGTGGAGGTCGCCCGGCGCGCCCTGGAGCAGCGCGGGCTGGCCCGGGAAGTGTCGTCGCTGCGCCGCCAGCTGGCCGAGCGCGACTCCCTCGAAGGACGGATCATCGGCCGCTCGCCGGCCATGCAGCACCTGCGGGAACTGATCGCCAACGTCGCCGACACCTCGGCCAACGTGTTGATCGAAGGCGAGACCGGCACCGGCAAGGAACTGGTCGCCCGTTGCCTGCACGACTTCAGCCGCCGCCACACCCACCAGTTCGTCGCCCTCAACTGCGGTGGCCTGCCGGAAAACCTGTTCGAAAGCGAGATCTTCGGTCACGAAGCCAACGCCTTCACCGGCGCCGGCAAGCGGCGCATCGGCAAGATCGAGCACGCCCACGAAGGCACGCTGTTCCTCGATGAAGTGGAAAGCATGCCGATGAACCTGCAGATCAAACTGCTGCGGGTGTTGCAGGAGCGCACCCTGGAGCGCCTGGGTTCGAACCAGAGCGTGGCGGTGGATTGCCGGGTGATCGCGGCGACCAAGTCCGACCTCGACGAGCTGGGGCGCGCCAACCAGTTCCGCAGCGACCTGTATTACCGCCTGAACGTGGTGACCCTGGAGCTGCCGCCGCTGCGCGAACGGCGCGAGGACATCCTGCAGCTGTTCGAGCACTTCCTGCAGCAGTCGTCCCTGCGTTTCGACCGCGCCGCGCCGGAGCTGGACAACCAGACCCTGTCGAACCTGATGAGCCATGATTGGCCGGGCAACGTGCGCGAGCTGCGCAACGTCGCCGAGCGTTTTGCCCTGGGCCTGCCGGCATTCAAGAAGTCCAGCGGCAACGCCGCCCAGGGCCTGGGCTTTGCCGAGGCGGTCGAGGCCTTCGAGCGCAACCTGCTCAACGACGCCCTGCAACGCAGCGGCGGCAACCTGACCCAGGCCAGCCAGGAACTGGGCATGGCCAAGACCACGCTGTTCGACAAGGTCAAGAAATACGGCCTGAGCCACTAA
- a CDS encoding GlpM family protein produces MLKACLGAAVVVILAALAKTRNYYIAGLVPLFPTFALIAHYIVGKGRSIDDLKTTIVFGMWSIIPYFVYLATLYVMVDRLRLEASLAVAAVAWLMAATVLVSVWVRVHA; encoded by the coding sequence TTGCTGAAAGCCTGCCTGGGCGCCGCCGTGGTGGTGATCCTCGCCGCCCTGGCCAAGACCAGGAACTACTACATCGCCGGCCTGGTGCCGCTGTTCCCGACCTTCGCCCTGATCGCCCACTACATCGTCGGCAAGGGCCGTTCCATCGACGACCTGAAGACCACCATCGTCTTCGGCATGTGGTCGATCATTCCCTACTTCGTGTACCTGGCGACCCTCTACGTGATGGTCGACCGCCTGCGCCTGGAAGCCTCCCTGGCGGTGGCCGCGGTGGCCTGGCTGATGGCCGCCACCGTGCTGGTCAGCGTCTGGGTGCGCGTGCAC